One part of the Marispirochaeta sp. genome encodes these proteins:
- the glpK gene encoding glycerol kinase GlpK — translation MAGKKYIGAIDQGTTSTRFILFDHGGQIIASHQMEHKQYFPQAGWVEHDAMEVWDNTQKVIRNTLQQAGAAAEEIASIGITNQRETTLVWDRETGRPYYKAIVWQDTRTSSIIAKLATKGDKNCFREKVGLPLATYFSGPKLKWIMENVPEAAEAARTGKALFGTMDTWVVWWLTGGPNGGAHVTDVTNASRTMLMNINSLEWDEEMLQVMGIPPSILPEIRPSSDPCLYGFTLEDGPLCGRIPVAGILGDQQAALFGQTCFSPGEAKSTYGTGGFLLLNTGTEAVQSKHGLLTTLGYKIGDQPAVYALEGSIAVAGSLVQWFRDNLQMIKEAPEINTLAGQVEDNGGIYIVPAFSGLFAPYWNSNARGVIAGLTHYVTRSHLARAVLEATGYQVAELIESMEKDSGVKLSELKVDGGMVASELLMQFQADILNVRVIRPEVIETTALGSAYAAGLAVGFWTSQEDLRCNWKVGKTWDPQMQDKKRTTLMKGWKKAVQRTMEWVE, via the coding sequence ATGGCTGGTAAAAAATACATTGGTGCGATCGATCAGGGAACCACCAGCACCCGGTTCATTCTCTTCGATCACGGTGGACAGATAATCGCTTCCCATCAGATGGAGCACAAACAGTATTTCCCTCAGGCCGGGTGGGTCGAGCACGATGCAATGGAAGTCTGGGACAACACGCAGAAGGTGATACGGAATACTCTTCAGCAGGCTGGGGCCGCAGCAGAGGAGATCGCCTCAATCGGGATTACCAACCAGCGGGAGACAACTTTAGTGTGGGATCGGGAGACCGGCCGGCCGTATTACAAGGCCATCGTGTGGCAGGACACAAGGACCTCATCCATAATCGCGAAACTGGCAACGAAAGGGGACAAGAACTGTTTCCGGGAAAAGGTAGGGTTGCCACTGGCAACCTACTTTTCCGGCCCGAAACTGAAGTGGATCATGGAAAACGTACCGGAAGCGGCCGAAGCGGCCCGGACCGGTAAGGCCCTGTTCGGCACCATGGACACTTGGGTTGTATGGTGGCTTACTGGCGGACCGAACGGGGGCGCCCACGTGACTGATGTTACCAACGCCAGTCGTACCATGCTTATGAATATCAATTCGCTTGAGTGGGACGAAGAGATGCTGCAGGTGATGGGGATACCTCCTTCCATACTGCCGGAGATTCGGCCCTCCAGCGATCCCTGCCTGTACGGCTTCACCCTGGAGGACGGACCTCTGTGCGGCAGGATCCCGGTAGCCGGCATTCTGGGAGATCAGCAGGCGGCGCTGTTCGGTCAGACCTGTTTCAGCCCCGGAGAGGCGAAGAGTACCTATGGGACCGGAGGGTTCCTGCTGTTGAACACCGGTACCGAGGCGGTACAGTCGAAGCACGGACTGCTGACTACGTTGGGATACAAGATCGGAGATCAGCCGGCGGTGTATGCCCTGGAGGGATCGATCGCCGTGGCGGGGTCCCTGGTGCAGTGGTTCCGCGATAATCTCCAGATGATAAAAGAGGCTCCAGAGATCAATACCCTTGCCGGGCAGGTGGAGGACAACGGTGGAATCTACATAGTGCCGGCCTTTTCCGGACTCTTCGCGCCCTACTGGAACAGCAACGCCCGGGGAGTGATTGCCGGGCTGACCCATTACGTGACCAGGTCGCACCTAGCGCGGGCGGTCCTTGAGGCAACCGGATACCAGGTGGCCGAGCTCATAGAATCGATGGAGAAGGACTCCGGCGTGAAGCTGTCCGAACTGAAGGTGGACGGCGGTATGGTGGCCAGCGAGCTGCTGATGCAGTTTCAGGCGGATATCCTCAATGTCAGAGTTATACGGCCCGAAGTGATCGAGACGACTGCCCTCGGCTCCGCTTATGCCGCCGGTCTGGCAGTCGGTTTCTGGACCAGCCAGGAGGACCTTCGGTGTAACTGGAAGGTGGGTAAGACCTGGGACCCGCAGATGCAGGACAAAAAACGCACAACACTGATGAAGGGCTGGAAGAAGGCAGTACAGCGAACTATGGAATGGGTTGAATAA
- a CDS encoding DeoR/GlpR family DNA-binding transcription regulator encodes MTENIIPVDRQHRIQKMIQENGIIRVAELSKLFNVTELTIRRDLDLLEKQGILDRTHGGAILRHRISIEPLYTEKYQTNREEKEAIGKAVNLFIEKGDTVLINTGSTISQVLRNITGKNIRVITSSASAVMDVKNPDIELILTGGLFRPQSNSLIGGFAQMMLQQVSGSKAIIGIDGLSIQYGLTTPIHQEAEIGRLMIERTQGPVIVAADHTKMGVVSNFVTAPINSISMLITDAKVKRDFVEELNRKNIEVIIAEEILARQQ; translated from the coding sequence ATGACTGAAAACATCATTCCCGTTGATCGTCAGCATCGGATTCAGAAGATGATCCAAGAGAACGGAATCATACGGGTGGCCGAATTGAGTAAACTCTTCAATGTGACCGAGCTAACCATTCGCCGGGACCTTGATCTACTGGAGAAACAGGGGATCCTCGACCGTACCCACGGCGGAGCAATACTTCGTCATCGTATCAGTATAGAGCCGCTCTATACTGAAAAATACCAGACCAACCGTGAAGAGAAGGAAGCTATCGGCAAAGCGGTAAACCTGTTCATCGAAAAAGGCGATACAGTCTTGATCAACACCGGATCGACAATCTCACAGGTTCTGCGGAACATCACAGGGAAAAACATCAGGGTGATTACCAGCAGCGCCAGCGCCGTTATGGATGTGAAGAATCCCGATATCGAACTCATCCTTACCGGCGGGCTGTTCCGTCCCCAGTCCAATTCACTCATCGGTGGATTCGCCCAGATGATGCTGCAGCAGGTAAGCGGCAGCAAGGCGATCATAGGTATCGACGGCCTGAGTATTCAGTATGGTTTGACTACACCGATACATCAGGAAGCCGAGATCGGCCGGCTCATGATCGAGCGGACACAGGGCCCGGTCATTGTCGCCGCCGATCACACCAAGATGGGCGTGGTGTCCAACTTCGTCACCGCACCAATCAATTCAATCAGTATGCTGATCACCGATGCGAAGGTAAAACGGGATTTCGTAGAAGAACTCAACCGCAAGAATATTGAAGTAATCATCGCCGAGGAGATACTCGCGCGACAACAGTAG
- a CDS encoding radical SAM protein, with amino-acid sequence MRQRYEAARRYQNGFLGLTVCPTLNCNFRCLYCYQHHPPGIMSASVEDRILRFIREQEPSVSSLSVTWFGGEPLLAFSVIENLSQKFLDIASGSLRYTSSIITNGYLLTPEISASLADLGVEDVQITLDGPRTSHNLRRPVSGGQETFDRILENIVLADKRLHIVIRINIDHENVLGIMELFDQLDAAGLRGRVRAYFSPVIPYTNLCKDVAEYCIHGQDWSKIEARLLLEAVNRGYGGLSLPVSRSHVCLADSTASWVIRPDGLLCRCWNDVTQPENAIGLLPGKERSRRMKRNLEEWDTWSAFNFPRCLECKVLPQCMGGCPYLGRRQINAGGRGYCTELRYNLPEILATYYLSYKRRMVSEDLLHKLHSYMPKIVPAPECR; translated from the coding sequence ATGAGGCAGCGCTATGAGGCGGCACGCAGGTACCAGAACGGATTCCTCGGACTGACAGTCTGTCCAACTCTTAACTGCAATTTCAGATGCCTCTACTGTTACCAGCACCATCCTCCGGGAATAATGTCGGCCTCTGTGGAGGATAGAATTCTACGGTTTATCCGAGAACAGGAACCTTCCGTCTCTTCTCTTTCGGTTACCTGGTTCGGAGGAGAACCGCTTCTCGCCTTTTCCGTCATCGAGAATCTTTCGCAGAAATTCCTTGATATCGCATCCGGGAGTCTGAGATATACCTCCTCGATCATTACCAACGGGTACCTGTTAACTCCTGAAATCAGTGCCTCTCTGGCGGATCTCGGGGTGGAGGATGTCCAGATTACGCTGGACGGTCCGCGGACCAGCCATAATCTGAGGAGGCCCGTATCTGGTGGTCAGGAGACCTTTGACAGAATCCTTGAAAACATAGTGCTGGCGGATAAGCGGCTGCATATCGTAATCCGGATAAATATTGATCATGAAAATGTCCTCGGCATCATGGAACTTTTTGATCAGCTGGATGCTGCAGGACTCCGCGGGCGTGTCCGGGCATATTTTTCCCCGGTGATCCCCTATACGAATCTGTGTAAAGATGTGGCGGAATACTGTATTCACGGACAGGACTGGTCGAAAATTGAGGCCCGTCTCTTGCTGGAAGCAGTCAACCGCGGGTACGGGGGGCTGAGCCTCCCCGTCTCCAGGAGTCATGTATGTCTTGCAGACAGCACCGCGTCCTGGGTGATTCGTCCGGACGGACTGCTGTGCAGATGCTGGAATGATGTGACCCAGCCGGAAAATGCTATCGGCCTTCTTCCGGGGAAGGAACGATCCCGGAGAATGAAGAGAAACCTTGAGGAGTGGGACACATGGAGCGCTTTCAATTTTCCCCGTTGTCTTGAGTGCAAGGTTCTGCCCCAGTGTATGGGAGGGTGTCCCTATCTGGGGCGCCGACAAATAAACGCTGGCGGCCGCGGGTATTGCACCGAATTAAGGTATAATCTCCCGGAAATTCTCGCAACATACTACCTCTCCTACAAGCGGAGAATGGTATCGGAAGACCTGCTTCACAAACTTCACTCATATATGCCGAAGATTGTACCGGCTCCTGAATGCCGATAA